GTGTGGCACGCAAATGAATTGGCATCTGCAACAATTTGCCGGGGAAAAAACAGAAAAGGCAACGCCGAAGCGAAGACAAGAAGCCCGTGATAAAGGACAAATCCCCCGCAGTCAAGATTTGAATCAAGCGGTTGGATTGCTGTTGGCTATCATTGGTTTGAAAATTTTTGCATTCGATATGTTCGGACATATCACCGAGTGGTTAAAAAATCGTTTGGGATATGTGTATCACACGGACTTGACTGCTTTGGATTTGCAAAATCTTTTTATTCAGTCCAGCAAAGCAATGGCGGTTGTGGTTCTGCCAATCCTCGCCATATTATTCATCGGCGGCATGGCTGTTTCGTATTATCAGCTCCGTGGTTTTTTTTCATTGCAATTGCTGGTTCCGGATTTCAATCGTTTAAATCCCATCAGCGGGATTCGTAAATTTTTTTCACTTCGTTCCACATTGGAAGCTGTAAAAGCTTTATTAAAAATCGTCATTATTGCAGGAATTCCTTACAGTTCGTTTCAGAGTGCCGCGTCCCATTTCAGTGAATGGGCTGATATATCGCCGATCGACATGATTTCTGTCATCGGGAATTTAACGTATCAAATCGTTTTGAAAATTGCAGTTGTGTTACTGATATTGTCAATCTTTGATTATATCTATCAAAAATATGAATTTGAAAAAAGCATTCGGATGTCGAAACAGGACATAAAAGACGAACGAAAAAATGCAGAGGGAGATCCGGCAATCAAGCAAAAAATTCGCCAGCGAGGATATCAGCTCGTATTGAGACGGATGATGCAGGAAGTGCCGAAAGCAGATGTTGTGATTACAAACCCGACGCACTTTGCGGTAGCGCTGCAATATGAAGCAGGCATGCATGCGCCCGTTGTATTGGCGAAGGGCGTTGACGAGTTGGCACAACGGATGAAGCAAATTGCCCGCGATCACGATGTCGCAATTGTGGAAAATCGCTTGTTAGCCCGTACAATTTATCACACAGTTGAGCTTGGGCAGGAGATTCCAGGAGAATTGTTCCAAGCAGTTGCTGAAGTATTGGCATATGTCTACCGTTTGCGTAAAAAGGCGTAATCGAACTGGAAAATGTGTGGATATGGAATTCTTGTTTGCCGTTTGTCATGAAGCTGTTTGAATATACTGTTGTAATTTATCAAAAGGATGGAATTTAATTGAGGGAATCAATATGAAATCTCGTTCTGCCGAATTGACCATTATACTTGCAGTGCTAAGCATTATTTCTATGATGGTTATTCCCATTCCAACGCCTTTGCTTGATGTGTTGTTGATTGTGAATATCGGTGTTTCTTTTATGATTTTGCTTGTCGCGATGAACACGACGGAAGCGTTGCACTTCTCTGTGTTTCCGTCTTTATTGCTATTGACTACGTTGTTTCGGCTTGCGCTAAATGTGTCGTCCACGCGGGCGATTTTGTCTACGGGCAACGCAGGCACAGTGATTCATACGTTTGGAAGTTTTGTCATAGGAGATAACGCTGTCGTCGGGTTCGTCGTCTTTTTGATTCTTGCCATTATACAGTATCTGATTATTACACGGGGAGCGGAGCGGGTGGCGGAAGTTGCCGCACGATTCACTTTGGATGCGATGCCCGGGAAGCAGATCAGTATTGATGCAGATCTGAACGCAGGTCTGATTAATGAAAAAGAAGCAAGAGAACGGCGGGAAACGATTGAAAAAGAAGCGGATTTCTTTGGCGCCATGGATGGTGCGATGAAATTTGTCAAAGGTGACGCCGTTGCATCGATGATTATTGTCGCCATTAATATTATCGGCGGCTTTATTATCGGCATGGCGATGAATGGAGATTCTTTGACAACCGCTTTGCAAAATTACACGATCCTCTCTGTTGGCGACGGTTTGGTCAGTCAGCTTCCAGCTCTGTTGATTTCTACGTCATCCGGTTTAATTGTGACTCGCTCTGCCTCAGGTGGTACGCTTGGCGATGAACTGACGCGCCAATTGTTCAGTTTTCCCAGGTTCATGTATATTGTAGCCGGTGTGTTGACATTGTTTGGGATCCTGACGCCAATCGGCCCGATCCGAACATTGCCTGTTGCAGCACTTTTGGCATATGGCGGCTATCGCATGACGCAAAATTTAAAAACGACGGAAATGCAAGCGTCTAAAAAAGAAGTTGCTGCAGAAGAAGCGGAAGTGCGTTCTCCAGAAAGTGTCATGTCGTTCATTCAGGTTGATCCCATTGAATTTGAATTTGGGTATGCGTTAATCCCGTTAGCCGATTCCAAACAAGGTGGCGACTTGCTTGACCGTGTGATCATGATTCGCCGACAATGCGCGCTGGAATTGGGAATTGTCGTGCCAGTGATTCGAATCCGTGATAATATTCAATTAAAGCCGAATCAGTATTCGATCAAGATTCGGGGAAATGAAGTATCGAACGGTGAATTGCTTCTCGATCATTATTTGGCGATGAGTCCGGGTATAGATGACCCGGCAGTAACAGGGATTCCTACAACGGAGCCTGCATTCGGTCTGCCTGCTCTCTGGATTCATGGAAATGTTCGTGAACGAGCGGAATTGGCAGGGTATACAGTTGTGGATCCACCTTCTGTTGTTGCCACGCATTTGACGGAAGTCATCAAGCGGCATGCACATGAATTGCTTGGAAGACAAGAGACAAAAGCTTTGGTCGACTCGATCAAGCCGACACATCCGACATTATTGGACGAGCTTATACCTGGTTTGCTAAGTATTGGAGATATTCAGAAAGTGTTAGGCAATTTATTGCGGGAAAAAGTATCCATTCGCGATCTTGTTACCATTTTAGAAACACTTGCAGACTATGCAGCGATTACGAAAGATCATGCGTTATTGACAGAATATGTCCGACAATCCCTGGCTAGGCAGATCAGTCAGCAGTATTGCGTAAAAGGCCAGGTATTACCGGTCATTACGTTATCTGCCGCCGTTGAAAAACGGTTGGCCGATGCCATTCAACATAGTGAGCAGGGTGCTTACCTCGCCCTTGATCCAAGAGTTTCCCAACAAGTGTATCATGCCTTGAATGAGCAAATCGGGCGGCTTACGACACTTGGCCAACAACCTGTTGTGATTACTTCGCCAGCCGTTCGTCTGCATTTCCGGCGAATGATTGAACGGGTTTTGCCAGATGTACCTGTCTTGTCCTATAACGAATTAGATGCGGCGATTGAAATCCAGTCTTCCGGGATGGTGAGTATTTAATGTTAGTGAAACGATATATTGTAAAAGAGGTTCCAGAAGCGTTATCCCAGATTCGTCAAGATCTTGGAGCAGACGCGATGATACTAAGTACAAAAAAAATTCAAACAAAAGGTTTTTTGGGCCTGTTTAGCCGTATTAAAATTGAAGTGATTGCCGCGGCATCCGATTCATTCGAACGAGCCACGCCCAAACAATCGCCACAGTCCGTTCGCGTCCGGGAAGATCAGGCAGCATCTCCATTGAAAACACAAGGGATTGGTACAACAACATTGCTGGCAGACAAATCGGATGATCTGCCGAATGTGGGAATTCGTACATATTCCCGTGAAACCCTCCATGAAAACCGGATGAAAATGGAAGAAAAAAAACAGCAGCACACTTCGATTTCTTTACAGCAAACACATGAACAAGATGTGATGGGGGAACTGAAAGCATTAAAAAAACTTGTCAGCCGCATTACGGAAACCAATCAAAGCCAACTCCCGAAACCTTTGCTTGCGATTCGCCAAATCTTGCTGCAGCAAGAGATTCTTGCAGAACGGGTCAATGAAATGATTGCAAACGTATTGGAAGAGGCAGACCAAACATGGGATTTGAAAACATACCGCTGGAAAACAGAGCAAATATTGCTCGATGAGATGAGCGTGTGGACAAAAGATGCGACAATTGAAGCAAGTACACGGGTTGCCGCTTTCGCTGGCGCCACAGGCGTCGGTAAAACGACGACAATTGCGAAAATCGCAGCAGAACAAGTTCTCAAATATCGGAAAAAAATTGCGCTCATAACGACAGATACGTATCGAATCGCTGCTGTCGAGCAATTGCGAACGTATGCCAATATATTAAATATTCCAATTGAAGTCGCGTATACGCCGGACGATTATAAGAAAGCGTTGCAAACGTTTCAAACATGCGATTTGATTTTAGTCGATACAGCAGGCCGAAATTATCATGAACAAAAATTCATAAAAGAAATTCAGGATTTTTTTGCAGTGGAACGTCCGCAAGAACTTTATCTCGTGTTATCGTCTACCAGTAAAATGGCAGATGTTCAAAAAATGATACAAAATTTTTCGGATTTGGAAATTGATAAATATCTGTTTACAAAACTTGATGAAACGACAAGTTACGGCGCCATCTACAATGTGTTGCGATCGCAGAAAAAACCGTTTACATATGTGACAGACGGCCAAAATGTTCCAGATGATTTGTCCGTTTTGACACATGCAAAACTTGCAAATTTGTTGATAGGTGAGAATTCCTATGTTTGATCAGGCAGAGCATCTTCGATTGTTAACCAAACAAGAACAAAAACTACCGTTGCAAGCCCCAAAGCTTCTGATGATATCAAGTGGAAAAGGGGGCGTTGGGAAATCGAATCTGTCTTTAAATTTTGCTTTGGCATTACAACAGATCGGCCATCGAGTATTATTGATCGATGCTGATATTGGATTTGCGAATATTGATGTGTTGATGGGAATTCGCAGCACACATCATTTTTTACAAATGGCACAGTCGGATTTATCCATTTTCGATGTGATGAACACAGGACCGCTTGGCTTGAAGTTTATCGCAGGAGGTTCCGGTTTTTCTGAGATATCGTATTTAACGGCTGATCAGATTCAAGTGTTGATCAACCAAATGTCAATGTTGGAAAACCAATTTGATTATATTGTCATCGACACGGGTGCAGGTATTCAGGAGTATACGTTAAAGATGGCTTCCATCGCAGATGATTTGTTGATTGTGACGACTCCGGAACCGACGGCGATTACGGATGCCTATGCATTGATTAAAGTACTCGTAGGGCGAATTCAAGCGCCTGCGATCCGATTGGTGGTCAATCGGGTGGCAAGTTTGGTAGAAGGCAAGGAAGCTGCCGATAAAGTTGTATTGGTTGCGAAAAAATTTTTAAATACACAAATCCAGGTATTGGGTTATATTTATGATGACCCGAACGTTCAACGGGCAGTCATGAAGCAACAGCCTTTATTGCTTTTTCAACCGAACTCGACGGCCGCCAAATGTATGCAGCAGTTGATTCGGAATTATGCGACAGGAGAGCCTAAAGAGCCTATCAGAAGGATGTCAGGCAATAGTTTCATAAATAAAATGATGCGATTGTTTAGTAAATAATGGGGAGTGAATCAATGATGCAACCCATACGAGTACTTGTCGTTGATGATTCTGCTTTTATGAGAAAGTACATTACAGATATTTTACAGCAAGATCCGGGTATACAAGTTGCAAGAACTGCCAGAAACGGCAAGGAAGCTTTGGCTTTCATTTCTGCGATCCAACCGGATGTGATCACATTAGATATTGAGATGCCGGTCATGGATGGTATTTCTACATTAAAGCAGCTTGTGCAAACAAGCAAAATTCCTGTCATCATGTTAAGTTCGCTTACTCAGGATGGCGCTGATAAAACAATAGAATCGCTGGAAATCGGCGCTTTTGATTTTGTCGGAAAACCGTCCGGTACGATCTCGCTGGATTTGGATAAAGTTGGTGAACATTTACGGGCAAGAGTAAAGGCGGCCGTTTCCAGCAAACGCATAAAAGTACAAACCGGGTACATAGATGCTGCACAAGCTGCACCGCTTCAGCAACAAAAGAAAGAAGCAAAAACAACTGCACAAAAAAACCCGGATATCATCGCTATCGGCGCTTCGACTGGCGGACCGCGGGCGCTTCAAGTCGTGCTGACGCATTTACCGGCGGATGTGCCGCCTGTTGTGATCGTTCAACATATGCCTCCTGGTTTTACCAAATCATTGGCGACCCGCTTAAATCAGTTATGCAAAGTACGCGTTTCGGAAGTTGTGGATGGGGAACTGTTGCGTTCCGGTCATGCGTATATTGCGCCAGGCGGGTATCAATTTCGCGTTGAGCATCGAGCTGGCCAGATGTTTGCGAAAGTGAATGCAGATGCTCCTGTCAACGGCCACCGGCCATCTGTAGACGTATTGTTTGAATCGTTGGCAGGGATCCCTTCGATTTGTGTATATGCGGCAATTTTAACGGGTATGGGAAGTGATGGAGCAATCGGCATCGCGAATATCAAGCGCCGAGGAGGATTTACCATCGCAGAGGCAGAAGAAAGTTGCATCGTCTTCGGAATGCCTCGAGCAGCAATCGCAAAAGGCGGTATCGATGTGGTTGTGCCATTGTCGAGAGTTGCTGCAGAATTGATCAATTACCGGGAACCATTATAGGAGGCAATTGTCATGGACATGAATCAGTATTTATCAATGTTTATCGACGAATCAAGAGAGCATTTGCAGTCATTGAATGATGAGCTATTGAACCTTGAACAGTCGCCGGATTCGCTCGATACGATTCAGGTGATTTTCCGATCGGCCCATACTCTTAAGGGAATGGCTGCAACGATGGGATTTGAACAAATGGCGCATTTGACTCACGAAATGGAAAACGCTCTTGATTTGATGCGAAACGAAAAACTCAACGTGACCACAGGAGTTATGGATATTTTATTTACATGTGTCGATTTATTGGAAGCCCAGTTGTCGTCGATTATTGAACGAGGCAGCGATACGGATATCGATATTTCACAACAGGTCGAGCTGTTGCGGGCGCTGGTAGCTGGAAAACCGATGACGGAAGCACAGCAACTGGCGGCAGCAGAGGCAGCAGCGGCAACCGCAACGGTTGCGCCAGTTGCAGGAAGTGCGGACGCAGCAGATCAAACCGATTTTTTATTGAATCAATATGAACAAGCCGTGATTGGGCAGGCCGTTGAAAAAGGTTTTACAGCATACATCGTTACAGTAACATTATCTCCGCAATGCATGCTGCGCGCTGCGCGGGCGTATATGGTCGTAGATGCGTATGAACAAATTGGCGAACTTTTGCGTGCTGAGCCATCCGTTGAAGATTTGGAACAGGAAAATTTTGAATTTGATTTTCGTTTGCTGCTGATGACTACAGAATCTTCTGAGTCGATACAAGCGGTTGGATTGCGCATTTCGGAAGTTGCTTCCATCGATGTTGCGGAATTGACGAATATAGGTACTGCAACTTCCCAGTTGACGCCGTCAAAACAGGGGGAACAACCCGGTCCAAATCCAACAGAATATGCAAAAAGCACAGATGCAAATTCCACTTTTGTGCAAAGTCCTGGTGCTAATCAGGGAAACGCTGCAGATGATGTACCGGAGACAGGGAAATCCGCAAAGCCAAATTCGGGCACGAATGTTGTCCAACATGGGCACAAAACGGCGAGCAAATCGGTGCGTGTCGATACAGAGCGTTTGGACACACTCTTAAATTTATTTAGTGAATTAGTCATTGATCGGACTCGTCTGGAGAAAATTTCTCGCGATATGAATCATCCGGAATTAATTGAAACAGTCGAACATATGAGCCGAATCAGCAGCGATTTGCAAAACCTTGTCATGACCATTCGAATGGTTCCCGTAGAGACTGTCTTTAATCGATTTCCGCGCATGGTTCGCGATTTGGCAAAAGAACTTGGCAAAAAGGTTGATTTTAACATCACAGGTGCAGAGACGGAACTTGATCGTACGGTTGTTGACGAAATCGGAGATCCATTGGTTCATATGCTGCGCAATGCACTGGATCACGGTTTGGAAGCGCCGGAAAAACGCATGCAAAACGGCAAGCCGGAAACAGGTACGAT
Above is a window of Fodinisporobacter ferrooxydans DNA encoding:
- the flhB gene encoding flagellar biosynthesis protein FlhB, whose translation is MNWHLQQFAGEKTEKATPKRRQEARDKGQIPRSQDLNQAVGLLLAIIGLKIFAFDMFGHITEWLKNRLGYVYHTDLTALDLQNLFIQSSKAMAVVVLPILAILFIGGMAVSYYQLRGFFSLQLLVPDFNRLNPISGIRKFFSLRSTLEAVKALLKIVIIAGIPYSSFQSAASHFSEWADISPIDMISVIGNLTYQIVLKIAVVLLILSIFDYIYQKYEFEKSIRMSKQDIKDERKNAEGDPAIKQKIRQRGYQLVLRRMMQEVPKADVVITNPTHFAVALQYEAGMHAPVVLAKGVDELAQRMKQIARDHDVAIVENRLLARTIYHTVELGQEIPGELFQAVAEVLAYVYRLRKKA
- the flhA gene encoding flagellar biosynthesis protein FlhA; amino-acid sequence: MKSRSAELTIILAVLSIISMMVIPIPTPLLDVLLIVNIGVSFMILLVAMNTTEALHFSVFPSLLLLTTLFRLALNVSSTRAILSTGNAGTVIHTFGSFVIGDNAVVGFVVFLILAIIQYLIITRGAERVAEVAARFTLDAMPGKQISIDADLNAGLINEKEARERRETIEKEADFFGAMDGAMKFVKGDAVASMIIVAINIIGGFIIGMAMNGDSLTTALQNYTILSVGDGLVSQLPALLISTSSGLIVTRSASGGTLGDELTRQLFSFPRFMYIVAGVLTLFGILTPIGPIRTLPVAALLAYGGYRMTQNLKTTEMQASKKEVAAEEAEVRSPESVMSFIQVDPIEFEFGYALIPLADSKQGGDLLDRVIMIRRQCALELGIVVPVIRIRDNIQLKPNQYSIKIRGNEVSNGELLLDHYLAMSPGIDDPAVTGIPTTEPAFGLPALWIHGNVRERAELAGYTVVDPPSVVATHLTEVIKRHAHELLGRQETKALVDSIKPTHPTLLDELIPGLLSIGDIQKVLGNLLREKVSIRDLVTILETLADYAAITKDHALLTEYVRQSLARQISQQYCVKGQVLPVITLSAAVEKRLADAIQHSEQGAYLALDPRVSQQVYHALNEQIGRLTTLGQQPVVITSPAVRLHFRRMIERVLPDVPVLSYNELDAAIEIQSSGMVSI
- the flhF gene encoding flagellar biosynthesis protein FlhF, which translates into the protein MLVKRYIVKEVPEALSQIRQDLGADAMILSTKKIQTKGFLGLFSRIKIEVIAAASDSFERATPKQSPQSVRVREDQAASPLKTQGIGTTTLLADKSDDLPNVGIRTYSRETLHENRMKMEEKKQQHTSISLQQTHEQDVMGELKALKKLVSRITETNQSQLPKPLLAIRQILLQQEILAERVNEMIANVLEEADQTWDLKTYRWKTEQILLDEMSVWTKDATIEASTRVAAFAGATGVGKTTTIAKIAAEQVLKYRKKIALITTDTYRIAAVEQLRTYANILNIPIEVAYTPDDYKKALQTFQTCDLILVDTAGRNYHEQKFIKEIQDFFAVERPQELYLVLSSTSKMADVQKMIQNFSDLEIDKYLFTKLDETTSYGAIYNVLRSQKKPFTYVTDGQNVPDDLSVLTHAKLANLLIGENSYV
- a CDS encoding MinD/ParA family protein, whose translation is MFDQAEHLRLLTKQEQKLPLQAPKLLMISSGKGGVGKSNLSLNFALALQQIGHRVLLIDADIGFANIDVLMGIRSTHHFLQMAQSDLSIFDVMNTGPLGLKFIAGGSGFSEISYLTADQIQVLINQMSMLENQFDYIVIDTGAGIQEYTLKMASIADDLLIVTTPEPTAITDAYALIKVLVGRIQAPAIRLVVNRVASLVEGKEAADKVVLVAKKFLNTQIQVLGYIYDDPNVQRAVMKQQPLLLFQPNSTAAKCMQQLIRNYATGEPKEPIRRMSGNSFINKMMRLFSK
- a CDS encoding protein-glutamate methylesterase/protein-glutamine glutaminase — its product is MQPIRVLVVDDSAFMRKYITDILQQDPGIQVARTARNGKEALAFISAIQPDVITLDIEMPVMDGISTLKQLVQTSKIPVIMLSSLTQDGADKTIESLEIGAFDFVGKPSGTISLDLDKVGEHLRARVKAAVSSKRIKVQTGYIDAAQAAPLQQQKKEAKTTAQKNPDIIAIGASTGGPRALQVVLTHLPADVPPVVIVQHMPPGFTKSLATRLNQLCKVRVSEVVDGELLRSGHAYIAPGGYQFRVEHRAGQMFAKVNADAPVNGHRPSVDVLFESLAGIPSICVYAAILTGMGSDGAIGIANIKRRGGFTIAEAEESCIVFGMPRAAIAKGGIDVVVPLSRVAAELINYREPL
- a CDS encoding chemotaxis protein CheA; translation: MDMNQYLSMFIDESREHLQSLNDELLNLEQSPDSLDTIQVIFRSAHTLKGMAATMGFEQMAHLTHEMENALDLMRNEKLNVTTGVMDILFTCVDLLEAQLSSIIERGSDTDIDISQQVELLRALVAGKPMTEAQQLAAAEAAAATATVAPVAGSADAADQTDFLLNQYEQAVIGQAVEKGFTAYIVTVTLSPQCMLRAARAYMVVDAYEQIGELLRAEPSVEDLEQENFEFDFRLLLMTTESSESIQAVGLRISEVASIDVAELTNIGTATSQLTPSKQGEQPGPNPTEYAKSTDANSTFVQSPGANQGNAADDVPETGKSAKPNSGTNVVQHGHKTASKSVRVDTERLDTLLNLFSELVIDRTRLEKISRDMNHPELIETVEHMSRISSDLQNLVMTIRMVPVETVFNRFPRMVRDLAKELGKKVDFNITGAETELDRTVVDEIGDPLVHMLRNALDHGLEAPEKRMQNGKPETGTIHLHAYQSGNHVFIEITDDGNGIDRSKIVKKAVERGLVTQVKADSLSDEEVFLFMFQSGFSTAEKISDVSGRGVGLDVVKNKIESLGGRVIVKSQLGKGTSFIIQLPLTLSIIQAMLVKIYDETYAIPLSSIIETAMIKKSDIKTVHRQAVIDFRGHVVPLISLSRFFQISETEQWSEQERNVVVVRKGERLAALEVHQFIGQQEIVLKSLGKYLSHVFAISGATILGDGQVALIIDCNAIIS